In Macadamia integrifolia cultivar HAES 741 chromosome 12, SCU_Mint_v3, whole genome shotgun sequence, the following are encoded in one genomic region:
- the LOC122058101 gene encoding uncharacterized protein LOC122058101: protein MEEHGEFQDWELLGVVESPVPLENPRDFVEIEGVSEGVIRSDYFSMDSEKRYARTVSERDLCEEDSVESDNPSWVDPGSEPRYGDDAKRELGFEGIILARKNSGFWSDSSSERSVSRKNDLGCGDVRGEVGFEGSGETKGSEPEPEPVDSGEFWSDSRGDGSSPVKVENAEGDSGSVSGDYKPELETEGLNGSNSGAILEVAAQEGEFVEGVGTISGEAMEPGEEGKRKIVWWKLPFELLKFCVFRVSPVLSLSLAATMIGVVILGWRLYKMRRRTQALPLKVTVDDKKVSQFMVRAARLNEAFSVVRRVPITLRPSLPAAGVTPWPVMSLR, encoded by the exons ATGGAAGAACATGGGGAGTTTCAGGACTGGGAGTTGCTGGGTGTTGTCGAATCACCCGTTCCCCTTGAGAATCCGAGGGATTTCGTTGAAATCGAAGGCGTCTCTGAAGGCGTTATCAGGTCTGATTATTTTTCTATGGATTCGGAGAAGAGATACGCGAGAACAGTCTCTGAACGTGATCTCTGTGAGGAGGATTCTGTTGAATCTGATAATCCGAGCTGGGTTGATCCTGGTTCGGAGCCGAGGTATGGAGATGATGCCAAAAGAGAATTGGGTTTCGAAGGAATTATACTAGCGCGTAAGAATTCGGGGTTTTGGTCAGATTCGAGCAGTGAACGTTCTGTTTCCCGGAAAAACGATTTGGGTTGTGGTGATGTGAGAGGCGAAGTGGGTTTTGAGGGATCTGGGGAAACCAAAGGAAGtgaacctgaacctgaacctgTGGATTCGGGCGAATTTTGGTCCGATTCTCGTGGAGACGGATCCTCCCCTGTGAAGGTTGAGAACGCTGAGGGGGACTCTGGTTCTGTCTCTGGTGATTACAAGCCAGAATTAGAAACAGAGGGGCTAAATGGGTCAAATTCGGGTGCGATCTTGGAGGTTGCAGCACAGGAAGGTGAGTTTGTTGAAGGAGTGGGAACCATCTCGGGCGAAGCGATGGAACCAGGagaggaagggaagaggaagattGTTTGGTGGAAGCTTCCTTTTGAGCTTCTGAAATTCTGTGTTTTCAGGGTTAGTCCTGTTTTGTCTCTATCTTTAGCTGCTACAATGATTGGTGTTGTTATTCTAGGCTGGAGATTGTACAAGATGAGGAGAAGGACTCAGGCCCTTCCGCTTAAGGTCACTGTGGATGATAAG AAGGTGTCTCAGTTCATGGTCCGTGCTGCACGTCTTAATGAAGCATTCTCAGTTGTTCGTCGTGTCCCAATAACACTACGACCTTCACTGCCAGCAGCTGGGGTGACTCCTTGGCCTGTCATGAGTTTGAGATGA